One part of the Rutidosis leptorrhynchoides isolate AG116_Rl617_1_P2 chromosome 1, CSIRO_AGI_Rlap_v1, whole genome shotgun sequence genome encodes these proteins:
- the LOC139869099 gene encoding uncharacterized protein produces the protein MSNVCGSLVWIIRLIVTGLLIFNCKGLNTDGNILLELKKNITDKLGNLNSWIVNDDTPCGWMGVTCSDGYNPVVWSLDLNTLNLSGTVGPSIGGLGSLTYLDLSFNNFGGSIPKEIGHCSKLEKIHLNNNQFEGSIPDEVGNLTCLSHLNICNNKISGSIPESFGQLSSLVEFVAYTNNLKGSLPHSIGNLKNLTTFRAGQNSMTGSIPVEIGGCENLAYFGVAQNMFDGDIPKEIGLLSKLTDLILWNNQLSGTIPKELTNCSCLETLALYQNSLVREIPKEIGKLKYLKKLYLYRNGLNGTIPREIGNLSLATEIDFSENSLTGEIPTEFSQIKGLTLLYLFENQLHGVIPNELSNLKNLTKLDLSINSLTGPIPVGFQYLPKMYQLQLFSNSLNGTIPQGLGIYNRLWVVDFSANDLTGKIPPFVCRRGNLMLLNLESNGLSGNIPNGIIYCKSLVQLRLNGNKLTGSFPSSMCNLVNLSAIELGQNRFSGPIPPDIGNCKQLQRLDLSGNFFSSELPNEIGRLTHLVQFNISSNLITGRIPLGILHCKMLQRLDLSRNGFSYNIPQELGALSQLELLLLSENELSGNIPIALRNLSRLTELQMGGNFISGQIPPEIGSLTSLQIALNLSHNNLSGPIPPQLGNLILLENLFLDNNHLTGEIPSTFANLSSLMTCNFSYNILNGMLPNVPLFQNMNVSSFIGNNGLCGSPLPSCDAFAGSTPTSRSLDSANDKKGKIVTIIATAVGGVSLMLIFVILYFMKKSAAPNVTALEGDTERSSPDSSDIYFPPKDGFKFQELVEATRNFHDSYVIGRGAVGTVYKAVMQSGQIIAVKKFASNREGNTIENSFQAEILTLGKIRHRNIVKLYGYCYYQDSNLLLYEYMARGSLGELLHNGSYCSLNWPTRFTIALGAAQGLSYLHHDCKPRIIHRDIKSNNILLDENDEAHVGDFGLAKVIDMPQSKSMSAVAGSYGYIAPEYAYTMKVTEKCDIYSYGVVLLELVTGRAPVQPLDQGGDLVTWVRSYIRKHSLNVGILDSRLDVEGDERVINHMSSILKIAIMCTNMSPFDRPSMREVVLMLIESNERAGNLISTLDDPSTKEEFL, from the exons ATGTCAAATGTTTGTGGGTCATTAGTTTGGATCATTAGGCTTATAGTTACTGGTTTACTGATCTTTAATTGTAAGGGGTTAAATACAGATGGGAACATTCTTTTGGAATTAAAGAAAAATATAACCGACAAACTCGGAAATTTAAATAGTTGGATTGTAAATGATGACACACCTTGTGGATGGATGGGTGTGACTTGTAGTGATGGTTATAACCCTGTTGTTTGGTCTCTTGATTTGAATACGTTGAATCTTTCGGGAACTGTGGGCCCGAGTATAGGAGGTTTGGGTTCGTTAACTTATCTTGATCTTTCGTTCAATAATTTCGGTGGTAGCATTCCAAAAGAGATTGGACATTGTTCAAAGCTCGAAAAGATTCATTTAAACAACAATCAGTTTGAAGGAAGTATACCGGACGAGGTagggaatttaacttgtttaagtcATTTGAACATTTGCAATAACAAGATTTCGGGGTCAATCCCTGAATCGTTTGGTCAACTCTCTTCGTTGGTTGAGTTTGTGGCTTACACGAATAATCTCAAAGGGTCGCTTCCACATTCAATTGGGAATTTGAAGAATTTAACGACGTTTAGGGCAGGGCAAAATAGTATGACAGGAAGTATACCTGTCGAAATTGGTGGTTGTGAAAACTTAGCTTATTTCGGTGTTGCACAAAATATGTTTGATGGAGATATACCAAAAGAAATCGGTTTGTTATCGAAGTTAACTGATTTAATCCTTTGGAATAATCAGTTATCAGGAACCATACCGAAAGAGCTCACAAACTGTAGTTGTCTTGAAACGCTTGCGTTGTACCAAAATAGTCTCGTTCGTGAAATCCCGAAAGAGATTGGGAAACTTAAGTACTTGAAGAAGTTATATTTGTACCGAAATGGATTAAACGGAACAATCCCAAGAGAAATTGGTAATCTTTCATTAGCTACAGAGATCGATTTTTCAGAGAATTCGTTAACAGGCGAAATCCCAACTGAGTTCAGTCAAATAAAAGGGCTTACATTGCTTTATTTGTTTGAAAACCAGCTTCATGGAGTCATACCAAATGAACTTAGTAACTTGAAGAACTTAACAAAGCTTGATCTTTCCATAAACTCGTTAACAGGTCCGATTCCCGTTGGTTTTCAGTATCTGCCGAAAATGTATCAGTTGCAGCTTTTTAGCAATTCGTTAAACGGAACCATTCCTCAAGGGTTAGGGATATACAACAGACTTTGGGTCGTTGACTTTTCTGCTAACGATTTGACCGGAAAAATCCCGCCTTTTGTGTGCAGGCGAGGGAACTTGATGTTACTGAATCTTGAATCGAACGGTTTATCTGGAAATATCCCGAACGGAATTATTTACTGCAAATCGTTAGTTCAGCTTCGTCTTAATGGTAACAAGTTAACAGGAAGTTTTCCTTCTTCAATGTGCAATTTGGTTAATCTGTCAGCAATCGAATTGGGTCAAAACAGGTTCAGTGGCCCAATTCCACCCGATATCGGTAACTGCAAACAGTTACAAAGGCTAGATCTTTCCGGAAACTTCTTCTCGTCCGAGTTGCCTAACGAGATCGGGCGACTAACTCATTTGGTGCAGTTTAACATCTCGTCGAACTTGATTACAGGACGAATACCGCTCGGTATTTTGCATTGCAAGATGTTGCAACGGCTCGATCTAAGCAGGAACGGTTTCTCGTACAACATACCGCAAGAGCTCGGTGCATTATCGCAGCTCGAACTGCTCTTGCTGTCTGAAAACGAGCTCTCGGGGAATATTCCAATTGCACTCAGGAATCTTTCTCGTTTAACGGAGCTTCAAATGGGCGGTAACTTTATCTCGGGTCAAATTCCACCCGAGATCGGGTCCCTTACGAGCTTACAAATCGCTTTGAATCTCAGTCATAATAATCTCTCGGGCCCCATACCGCCTCAGCTCGGGAATCTCATATTACTCGAAAATCTTTTTCTCGATAATAATCATCTAACGGGCGAAATCCCATCCACATTTGCCAATCTTTCGAGTTTAATGACGTGCAACTTCTCGTACAATATCCTTAACGGGATGTTACCTAATGTACCGTTGTTTCAAAACATGAATGTCAGCAGTTTCATCGGTAACAACGGCCTTTGTGGCAGCCCGTTACCGAGCTGTGACGCATTTGCGGGGTCCACACCTACATCGCGTTCTTTGGACAGTGCTAATGACAAGAAAGGCAAAATAGTTACGATAATCGCAACTGCTGTAGGCGGGGTATCGCTTATGCTAATCTTTGTTATCTTATACTTTATGAAAAAATCAGCTGCGCCAAATGTTACAGCGTTAGAAGGCGATACAGAAAGGTCTTCTCCCGATTCATCTGATATATATTTCCCGCCAAAAGACGGTTTCAAGTTTCAAGAATTGGTCGAGGCGACAAGAAACTTTCACGATAGTTACGTAATTGGACGAGGTGCGGTGGGGACCGTTTATAAAGCGGTTATGCAGTCGGGTCAAATAATTGCTGTCAAAAAGTTTGCGTCTAATCGAGAAGGAAACACAATCGAAAACAGTTTTCAAGCTGAAATCTTGACGTTAGGAAAGATCAGGCATCGTAATATTGTGAAGCTTTACGGGTATTGTTACTATCAAGATTCGAACTTGTTGCTTTATGAGTATATGGCAAGGGGTAGTTTGGGTGAACTGCTTCATAACGGGTCGTATTGTAGCTTAAATTGGCCGACCCGGTTTACCATTGCTCTTGGGGCTGCACAAGGGCTTTCGTATCTACACCATGATTGTAAACCGAGAATCATTCATCGTGATATTAAGTCGAATAATATCTTACTTGATGAAAACGATGAAGCCCATGTTGGTGATTTTGGCTTGGCTAAAGTGATCGATATGCCTCAGTCGAAATCAATGTCTGCTGTTGCTGGTTCTTATGGTTACATAGCTCCTG AATATGCATATACGATGAAGGTGACAGAAAAGTGTGATATATACAGCTACGGGGTCGTTCTTTTAGAACTAGTAACAGGAAGAGCACCCGTACAACCATTAGATCAAGGAGGTGATCTTGTTACATGGGTAAGAAGTTATATACGAAAACATTCATTAAATGTTGGGATACTTGATAGTCGTTTGGATGTTGAGGGTGATGAACGTGTGATAAACCATATGAGTTCTATATTGAAAATTGCTATAATGTGCACGAATATGTCACCGTTTGATCGGCCCTCAATGAGAGAAGTTGTGTTGATGTTGATCGAATCGAATGAAAGAGCTGGCAACCTTATTTCTACATTAGATGATCCTTCTACAAAAGAAGAATTCTTGTGA